The genomic DNA GGCGGGCGGCCCTAGAAGCCCTGTTTCGCTGCCTCATGAACCGGCAGGACATCCAGGCCGCTCTGGACGAGGCCCTTTCCTCCGGCGTCGACGATCCGCGCGACGTCGGGCTGGCCACGGAGCTGAGCTACGGATACCTGCGGCTCAAGGGGCGCATCGAGTACGTCCTCTCCCGATTCCTCAAGGACCCGGGCAAGCTCAATCCCAAAATGCGGCTGGCCATGGGCGTGGCGGCCTATGAAATCCTTTTTCTGAACAAGATTCCGGCCTACGCTTCGGTGGATTGGGCCGTTGAATTTTCCAAGTCCAAACCGGGCGCCCGCCTGGCAGGTTTGTTCAATGCCGTATTGCGTCGGGTGTCCGAGCTCGGCGACGATGCCCACGATCCGGATTTCTTCCGTAAGGATGCGTCCCTGCCCGAGTTCCTGTCCCGCTGGTACTCCTGCCCTCAGTGGCTGGTGGATATGTGGTGGCGGGAATACGGCGAGAAGGCGGCCACCGAGTATCTTGAAGCGCAAATCAAGCCCCCGGCGCTCGGTTTCAACCTCTTCGGCCATCCCGAAGCGGACGAACTGTACGTCGAGATCGCGGGTTGGCCGGAGCTGTTGGATATCGAGGGCATGAGCTTCGCCCTCCCGGCGGGCATCTCCTTCGACGACGAGCCCGCCCCGCCCCTTTCCCGCCAATCCTTTGCCGCGCGCCAGGCCGTCGAGGCCCTGGACCCGGAGGCCTGGGAAGGCCCTGTCT from Pseudodesulfovibrio thermohalotolerans includes the following:
- a CDS encoding transcription antitermination factor NusB, with protein sequence MQARSTKPLPPARRAALEALFRCLMNRQDIQAALDEALSSGVDDPRDVGLATELSYGYLRLKGRIEYVLSRFLKDPGKLNPKMRLAMGVAAYEILFLNKIPAYASVDWAVEFSKSKPGARLAGLFNAVLRRVSELGDDAHDPDFFRKDASLPEFLSRWYSCPQWLVDMWWREYGEKAATEYLEAQIKPPALGFNLFGHPEADELYVEIAGWPELLDIEGMSFALPAGISFDDEPAPPLSRQSFAARQAVEALDPEAWEGPVWDACAGRGGKTRILLEKGLDVFTSDPHRGRLAALNRELPGVETFEANAATATPPRVPGTILLDMPCSGLGVLSRRPDTKWKRKPADLGDLTLLQREILDNALEQVRPGGRVAVITCTLNPEENQGLVSRLTENSDRVRVEREWTTPSYSPLNEFFYAASLLVR